The Pseudomonas hefeiensis genomic sequence CAGTCGTCACGCACTGATCGCGCCTTTCCAGGCCTTCGCCACCGCCGACGAGCAGATCGCCATCTGTGTTGATACCGAAGAGCAGTGGCAACGGATGTGCATCGCTATGCAGCGACCTGAGTGGATCGATGATCCGCTGCTGCGTGATGGTCCGCTACGCGCGCAGAACCACGCTCATCTGGAGCCCTTGATGATTGCCAGATTGCAAGAGAACGGCCGTGAGTTCTGGATGGCGACACTTCAGGCGGCCGATGTGCCCTGCAGTCCGATCAACTCGGTGGCCGAGGCAATCGCCGACCCGCAAGTGCAACATCGCGGCATGATTGTCGAGGTGCCGGCCCAATCGGGAAATTGCTACGTGAAGCAGCCAGTCCATATGCCTTATACCGAAATGGTTGAAGAGAAGCCGTCACCAAGTTTGGGCGAGCACAGTGTCAGCGTTTTACGGGAGCTGGGATATTCAGATGAACAGATATTCGTATTCAAAGCACGAGGAGTGATTTGATCTTTAATGGTAGCCGCACAACGCCGAGGTCCGAAGTGCTGTGAAATTGCACGGGTTGGTTGATCCTTTGAAGGTGGCGACGTCTGCGTCGCCAGGTAGCTTGGAAAAAGGCGTCATCAATCCGATTGGTAGATGGCTAAATACTTAAAGAGCGCACAGCAGCAATTCATCCCTTATAGAACCGTAGGGGCGTAATGGCCAAGTTATCGCTACAGGGGTATTGGTTAGCCGCAGTCGATGACCATTGTCGGGCAGAATTAGCGATGACCTTGGCCAGTTGCGCGATGATCCGTTGGTGAGCCTCGACTACATCCGCGACATCGTCCCCTGCGGTTTGCTGTATGTGCGTTGTGCAGGTGAGTAATCGATGTGGCGGGCTTCCGTCACGCTGGCTCAGGTTCCAGATCACATCAACGCGCGCCTGGTTACCTGGAATCGAGTCAAGACGTTTGACGTCTACCTGAATCGAAATCAGCTTAAGGTTTGGATCTTTGGGCATATTGGCCAGATCTGGCCTGCCCAATTGCTTTTCAAGCTGAGTGCTCAAGGCGTCTTGAAATTCGTCTGCCAGAGGCGCGCTCCAGCGTTCGCTGTCGAGTATCACCAACTGCCCCGTCGTTTGGCGTATCACGAGCCCTGGTTGATCCACCTGCACCGGAATTTGAACTGATATCAACTGAAACTGAAACGGCGCGGGAGCCGCCTGAGAAGCGTGTGGTTCAGGGCTTGGCATCAGCGTGTAATATCGAGTCGGCACTGAGCTGCAGGCGGCGATCAACAGAGGAACCGCTAACGCAAAGAATCGGAATTTCATGGCAGGGTCTCTTGCGTGTTCACTTGAGGGGAGCGGAGGGGTATATGAAAGGAGTCCGGTTGGCCTTCAGCCGTTCGGCCACGGATCAAGGCTTCTGGGTGACGCCCGAGGTAATCAGTCAGTACTCTTACCGACCGTGCGGCCCGGTGAACCTCACCGAATGCGTTGTTCAATTGCTGGCGTTGCGGGGAATCTTCGGCCAGTGTGTCGTTGGTCATAGCGATGGTCTGCTGCACTTGCGCCAGGGTCTGGTGCATCTGGGGCAGCAGCTCATTGTTGAACAACTTTAGGGTGGTCTGCAGCTGTGACAGGCTTCCATTCAAATTGCCGGCAATCTGGTCAACGGGGACTTTGCTGAGCTTGTCTACAAAATCCTGGAACTGCTCTTGGAGCTTATCGAGGCTGCCCGGCACCGTTGGAATATTGATTGGTTGCGCATTGGCGTCAAATGCCACCGGGGGCGCATCTTTGATAAACCCTAGCGAGATATATAGCTGGCCTGTCAGCAGGTTCGAGCTCTTGGCCTGTGCGCGTAGGCCATTCTTAACGAACCCGCTAAGTATTCTTGCGATGGCGATATCATTTGGTCCTCCCGCCAGTTCCATTAATTTTTCGTTGGCTCGCCCCATGCGGGCTGGGTAGATGACCGCACCTACGCGGGTCGGGAAGC encodes the following:
- a CDS encoding PqiC family protein — its product is MKFRFFALAVPLLIAACSSVPTRYYTLMPSPEPHASQAAPAPFQFQLISVQIPVQVDQPGLVIRQTTGQLVILDSERWSAPLADEFQDALSTQLEKQLGRPDLANMPKDPNLKLISIQVDVKRLDSIPGNQARVDVIWNLSQRDGSPPHRLLTCTTHIQQTAGDDVADVVEAHQRIIAQLAKVIANSARQWSSTAANQYPCSDNLAITPLRFYKG